A single genomic interval of Alteromonas sp. CI.11.F.A3 harbors:
- a CDS encoding ankyrin repeat domain-containing protein — protein MHIVKRTLLVFTLLLSVSLCHAQTSVDDLKARYFDAAREGNVELLQAFYQAGLDGNVADEKGYTALILAAYHGHNDAVSYLLGKDSINACQEDNKGNTALMGAIFKGHLSVARKLMFAECNIDETNAQGQTALMFASLFDRQSLVSELIEKGANPQHKDLAGNSVADIALSQGNYNLAKSLNESNVNR, from the coding sequence ATGCACATCGTTAAACGCACACTATTGGTTTTTACTTTACTGCTGAGTGTGAGCCTATGTCATGCACAAACTAGTGTTGATGACCTTAAAGCACGCTATTTCGACGCTGCCCGCGAGGGAAATGTTGAATTGCTTCAAGCTTTTTATCAAGCGGGTCTTGATGGGAACGTAGCTGATGAGAAAGGTTATACCGCGCTTATTTTAGCGGCTTACCATGGTCATAATGATGCGGTTTCATATTTACTTGGTAAAGACAGCATTAATGCCTGCCAAGAAGATAATAAAGGTAATACCGCTTTAATGGGGGCTATCTTCAAAGGACATCTGAGTGTAGCTAGAAAGCTCATGTTTGCCGAGTGCAATATTGATGAAACTAACGCTCAGGGGCAAACCGCATTAATGTTTGCTAGCTTGTTCGACAGACAGTCTTTAGTGAGTGAGCTAATTGAAAAAGGCGCTAACCCACAACATAAAGACTTAGCAGGCAACTCAGTAGCTGATATTGCATTGTCGCAAGGCAATTACAATTTGGCCAAATCGCTGAATGAGTCAAATGTTAATCGATGA
- a CDS encoding S8 family serine peptidase: protein MKILNKKNLLAVAVACALPASMVNAKTFDTTLADKLLAAPSELQQVIVTFEGNGPLSLDQLDALDVLGITSGVSLKNLPIVGIMATKAQVDALYSRDDVVSVWNNDPLVLENHESTQITGVQALRADRDLRNNGIPYSGRGIGVVVNDSGVDGTHSDIAYPDHVIQNVLAQVNLNSFSSILPISYIENVPNSDIGGGHGTHVAGTIGGNGAKSSGLHAGVAPGADIIGYGSGAALFILDTLGGFDYALTHQYDYNIRVISNSFGNTGDVGTDFNPDDPTNVATKALADNGIITVFSAGNSGSGESTITGNFKKAPWVITVAAGDKEGNLADFSSRGVDGKGGQVVVDGEVFTWEDRPTITAPGVDVISARASTSSLGALSATDDAAMIEPAHLPFYTVSSGTSMAAPHVSGIVALMLEADPSLQWEEVKSIIQQTATPMAGLAEWEVGAGYANAYAAVNAIVNGVEVYGDTLKLDRKFNGFANVSEGESFILPTTYLPVGEPPVETFDVGPDVSMVLASATIETATAFVLEDPAGNRYGSGIGLPLLGSSVGIAAPGMAGQWKLYSSGIGSVSGISVDPLGVTNGVGIPSTTDVNIRLLETSGYVGIDDVVGHPSQSYVEYVIANELMDATTDGFKPDDALTRVEFADVLTLSNSVRQSIVGNTAMFFDVDSAFAGAVNAVTSEGGVLSDLTFSEGPLMLIGGSEHFGAADTVTKETMAYSLIQALGLEASAQSFDTAETLVAIVFDQAVPVADSELIAPEMRGYVQQALAMGLMQVQVEVEQGPFDLEPTLVAYFNPTDEVTRGETAFVVTQAHQL from the coding sequence ATGAAAATTTTAAACAAGAAAAACTTATTAGCCGTTGCGGTAGCGTGCGCTTTACCGGCAAGCATGGTTAACGCAAAAACTTTCGACACAACGCTTGCAGACAAATTGCTAGCGGCGCCATCAGAGCTACAGCAAGTTATTGTCACGTTTGAAGGAAATGGCCCCCTTTCATTAGATCAATTAGACGCACTTGACGTACTGGGTATTACATCAGGTGTTAGCCTTAAGAACCTGCCTATCGTAGGTATTATGGCCACGAAAGCACAAGTTGACGCATTGTACAGTCGCGATGACGTAGTATCAGTGTGGAACAATGATCCACTTGTACTAGAAAATCACGAGTCGACCCAAATAACAGGCGTGCAAGCATTACGAGCAGACCGAGATTTGCGTAATAACGGCATCCCTTACTCAGGCCGCGGCATTGGCGTAGTGGTTAACGACTCGGGCGTAGATGGCACCCATTCTGATATCGCTTATCCGGATCACGTAATACAAAACGTACTCGCCCAAGTTAATTTAAATAGTTTTAGTAGTATCTTACCCATCTCTTATATCGAAAATGTGCCTAACTCAGATATTGGCGGTGGCCATGGTACTCACGTAGCTGGCACCATTGGTGGTAATGGCGCAAAGAGCAGTGGCTTACATGCAGGTGTAGCGCCAGGCGCTGATATCATCGGTTACGGTTCGGGTGCTGCACTATTCATATTAGACACCTTAGGTGGTTTCGATTACGCCCTTACTCACCAGTACGACTACAACATTCGTGTTATTTCTAACTCGTTTGGTAATACAGGTGATGTGGGTACTGATTTTAATCCAGATGATCCAACAAATGTCGCGACGAAAGCATTGGCAGATAATGGCATTATTACGGTGTTCTCAGCAGGGAATTCAGGCTCTGGTGAGTCGACAATTACCGGTAACTTTAAAAAGGCTCCTTGGGTTATCACAGTAGCGGCAGGCGATAAGGAAGGCAATTTGGCCGACTTTAGTTCTCGAGGCGTAGATGGGAAAGGAGGCCAAGTCGTTGTCGATGGTGAAGTGTTTACATGGGAAGACCGCCCTACTATTACAGCACCTGGTGTAGACGTTATTTCTGCAAGAGCATCAACATCGAGTTTAGGCGCACTAAGCGCTACCGATGATGCTGCGATGATAGAGCCCGCCCATTTACCTTTCTATACTGTATCAAGTGGTACTTCAATGGCAGCGCCACACGTATCTGGGATAGTTGCATTAATGCTAGAAGCTGATCCTAGTTTGCAGTGGGAAGAGGTGAAATCAATTATTCAACAAACTGCTACACCAATGGCGGGCTTGGCTGAATGGGAAGTCGGTGCGGGTTACGCGAATGCTTATGCCGCCGTGAATGCGATTGTTAACGGCGTTGAAGTATATGGTGATACGTTGAAGCTAGACCGAAAATTTAACGGTTTTGCCAATGTATCGGAAGGCGAAAGCTTTATTCTGCCAACCACGTATCTTCCTGTTGGTGAGCCTCCGGTAGAAACCTTCGATGTGGGGCCAGACGTGTCTATGGTATTGGCAAGCGCCACCATTGAAACGGCGACTGCATTTGTATTAGAAGATCCAGCAGGAAACCGATATGGCTCAGGTATTGGTCTGCCGCTTTTGGGCTCTTCAGTAGGTATTGCAGCGCCTGGTATGGCCGGGCAGTGGAAACTATATAGCAGCGGTATTGGAAGCGTGAGTGGGATATCTGTCGATCCACTGGGCGTAACTAATGGAGTGGGAATTCCCTCTACTACAGACGTGAATATTCGATTGTTAGAAACCTCAGGTTATGTGGGCATTGACGATGTTGTAGGTCACCCTTCACAGTCGTACGTTGAATACGTGATAGCCAATGAATTAATGGATGCCACCACTGATGGTTTTAAGCCGGACGATGCACTTACCCGTGTTGAATTCGCTGATGTACTTACTCTTAGTAATAGCGTGCGCCAGTCAATTGTTGGTAATACTGCGATGTTTTTTGATGTAGATTCAGCGTTTGCTGGAGCGGTTAACGCCGTCACGTCAGAAGGGGGCGTGTTGAGCGACCTTACTTTCAGCGAGGGCCCTCTTATGCTTATCGGTGGTAGCGAGCATTTTGGCGCTGCTGATACTGTGACTAAAGAAACCATGGCCTATTCTTTAATACAGGCGTTAGGGTTGGAAGCGTCGGCACAATCCTTCGATACGGCTGAAACGCTGGTAGCCATTGTATTTGACCAAGCAGTACCTGTTGCCGATAGTGAACTGATTGCGCCTGAAATGCGCGGCTATGTGCAGCAAGCGTTAGCCATGGGGTTAATGCAGGTGCAAGTGGAAGTAGAGCAGGGGCCATTTGATTTAGAGCCAACGCTGGTGGCTTACTTCAATCCTACTGATGAAGTGACACGCGGAGAAACAGCCTTCGTGGTGACTCAGGCACATCAGTTGTAA